taaaatgagcaaaggatctgaatagagagctctccaaagatatacaaatggccgaAAAGCACATAAAAAGGTGCTTAACATTATTAGCCATcagggaaacgcaaatcaaaaccaccatgatggcagggtttggtggctcactcctgtaatcccagcactttgaggaggccaaggcaggtggatcaattgaggccaagagttcaagaccagcctggccaacatggtgaaaccctgtctctactaacaatacaaaaaaaattagccagaatggtggtacatgcctataatcccagctacttgggaggctgaagcaagagaatcacttcaacccaggaggcagaggttgcactgagccaagattatgccattgcactctggcctgggtgacagatcaagactctgtctcaaaaacaaacaaaaaaacactatgaGATAttacttcacacccactaggatggctgtaACAAGGATAGTgagtgttagcaaggatgtggagaaatgggaaccctcatacactgctggtaggaatgcagaATGGTGCAGcggctgtggaaaacagtttctcaaaatgttaaacacagagTTAGCATACGACCAGGCAATTCCACTCCCAggtggaaaagaaatgaaaacacaggcCTACACAAAACCTTACACATTAATGCTCATAGCCGTATtactcaaaatacacaaaaagtagAAACCACCTAAATGCCTTTCAACGGAATAACCAATAAGCAACTGAGTAATGAACACGCAAAAACCACTGAACTGGTACACTTTACATAGGTGaattgtgtggtgtgtggtatgtgaatACATGAGATGGGAGGAAGGGAACTCCAGGTAGACAGGGTACAAAGCTGTTTTATGACAATGAAAACACATCTTCCTTACCTTATGTTTAAATGGTAAACATCGCTGAAGTTTTACTCTTAAGCATAGCCCtgtggagggagaagaaaaaaccACCTCCAATTATCTCTTTATTCCTTCTTACTGGTTCTTGAAAAAGCATTCAGCTGCATTTATTCACCCCCAAACAACACAGTCGCTGAAAACAGCTTTGGTTCAATCCGGACAAGAGCTCCTTTAAGCCTGGAACCACactaaaaaatttaatatgtaaCCTTACATATTCCTTAGGATAATCCAATGAGCTATTACTAACCCCCTTCTACACATTATTAAACCAAGGTCACAATGTAACTTCCTCAAGGTCGGTGAGTTACTATAGTGGCAGAATTGGGATTGGAACCTAAGACCACTGGAAAGCCCAGGCCACTTTTACTACATCAGTTCGCCTTCCAGCAAAAGTCAATTAAttcagtaaacttttttttttttttgagatggagtctcactctgttccccaggctggagtacagtggtgcaatctcggctcactgcaacttccacctctcggttcaagcaattctgctgcctcagcctcccaagtaattggacttaaaggcacacatcaccacaaccagttatttatttatttattttgagatggagtttcactcttgttgcccaggctggagtgcaatggtgcaatttcggctcactgcaacctctgcctcctgggatcaagtaattctcctgcctcagcctcccaagtagccgtaattacaggcgtgtgccaccatgtccagctaattttgtattcttaatagagacagagtttctctatgttggtcaggctggtcttgaattcccaagctcaggtgatctgcccaccttggtctcccaaagtgctgtaattacaggcgtgagccactgcacctggccagttaattttttatatttttggtagagatggggtttcaccatgttggccaggctggtctcaaactcctgacctcaagtgatccacccgcctcagcctcccaaagccctgggattacaggggtgagccaccatgtcctgtcaattcattaaactttttaaaatgcccCACAACAGGCCAGGCCACCCAAAAGATTAAAGCCAAGAAAAAGCCATTTGAAAAGGGCCACACAAAACCTCTCAAATTTGTAATCCTTTATGCCTGCAAGGTACAAATCGagcaatttctttaaaacaagttCCACTGAAGTTCAGTTTATCATCCCATGCTAAGACACATCAACAACAAAATCTCAAACCACAGCACGACACAAGATATAATTGCCAGACTACCTATCTTTTAGGAAGATAATcacttgtttttggttttctaagTACCATTTGGTTTTCTAAgagaattttttgaaaaatccCCAAATACGGAAAAGGATTAGATGAGATATAATGAGATGGTGCCTGCCACAGGGtcggtatgtatgtatgtatttattgagacgaagtctcactctgtcacccaggctggagtgcagtcgcgctctgggctcactgtaacctccatctcctgggttcaagcaattctcttgcctcagtctcctgagtagctgggactacaggcacattctgccatgcccggctaactttttgtgttttagtagagacggggtttcacagtgttgcccaggctagtcttgaactcctgagctcaggcaatccacctgcctcagcctcccaaagtgttggtattacaggcatgagccaccatgcccagctgtatttacttaattattttttgagacagagtcttgctctgtcatccaggctggagtacagtggcgtgatcttggctcacttcaacttccacttcccaggttcaagagattctcctgtctcagcctcccaagtagctgggactatagaagtacaccacaccagactaattttggggttttttttttgtttctttttttgagatggagtctcactctgtcgcccaggctgcagtgcaatggcacaatctcggctaccGCTCAGCTCTCACCACCATTATTAACCACTAATACCATTATAactattcatttatgtattaatattattCAGGCATAtgcaatcaaataaaaatgtatttttttgccttttttttacacaaataaaagcaaaatgacacttgcttttacttcttttatttttttttttggagacgaagtctcactctgtcaccaggctggagtgtggttgtgtgatctcggctcactacaacctccaactccctggttcaagtgattcacctgcctcagcctcccaggtagctgggattacaggcatgtgtcaccacgcccaattaatttttatatttttagtggggatggggtttcaccatgttggccaggatgatctcgatctcctgaccttgtgatctgcctgccttagcctaccaaagtgctgggattacaggtgtgagccactgcgcctagcccttacttttactttttaacagtATGTCTTAGAGATCTCTCCATATCAGTAAATGCAGagcttcttcattctttttttatagctacatagtattccattgtttacATTGATTATTTAATCAATCCCCTACTCATGAACATTTGGTTTGAAATAAAATCCCTTTATAACAATCATATGTTCAAAGACATTTATTGTACCTACTAACAAATCCAGAATACTAGGAATCCAGCCTCCTACCAGAACTTCTGCCCATACTACATAGAAGCCAGTAGAACAGCTGAAAGGAGATGCTGATGGCAGCAATGCTAGTCTGACACCACCCACTCCAATCTCCAGCACTGAGAAAAGGCGATGGCCCACATGCACTCTGCATCAATTGTGGGCATGTATACCTCGGAGAGGGAGCCTGACATAACTAAAGGAGAAGCAGATTTGGAGTCAAGAGACCTAGGTATGAGGCTGAGTTTCACCATTTCGTGGCTACCTGATTCTGTGCAAGtcacttaaactctctgagcTTCGGTTTCCTCATGGgcaaaatgaagataacaatATTTTAATTCACAAGCTAACTGTGAGGGCTATAGAAGACGAATACAGGAAAATACTCTGTTAACCATAAAGTGTGATGCATACACCATGTGGCTTTTCCATAATCATGCAAGTTGTTATTATGGGTCAATATCAGCAAGAATAATTGAgaatttacataaatatacatgtatgtacataaaaACTTACCAATAAGAGTCGCCAAAGAGCAATGAGGTACTGTTGGCGTGAACCTGATAATAACCAGATACTCTTCTTCATTTATCTCCTGAACTTCCACACAACTTTCCGAGACCACTTCCAGTTCTTCTAAAGTACTGGGCTTTTCTGGGTCCCGGATCGTTCTAATCAAATCTAAAGAGGTATCAGagataaaatattctattaaaacATGACTACTCTAAATAAAGATGATTTTGCCAGGCCTAATTTAAGCACTGACtcctctttttgagatggagtttcattcatgttgcccaggctggagtgcaatggtgcaatctcagctcaccgaaacctccgcctcctgtgttcaagccattctcctgcctcagcctcccgagtagctgggattacaggcatgtgccaccatgctgggataattttgtatttttagtagagaaagcgtttctctatgttggtcaggctggtcttgaactcccaacctcaggtgatccaccccctcagcctcccaagtgctgggattacaggagtgagccaccgtgcctggcctaagcaCTGACTTCTCTTACGATTAAGCAAATACTACAGCAGCTCCCAGGTTTCTGACAGAATGTGTCACTACTGCTTTCCTCGTGAGAAAACTGTTTTCTTGGATTATTATAAGACCATATCCAGTTTCTCAAATTGGACATTGCAGAGAAAATATAATAAGAATGGAAAAAGTGTCATGGAAGctcaagaggaagaaataacttTCAGCTTGAAAGAATGTGGTAACAGGCTTCATAGGAGTGGAATGTGAATCAAGCCTTGAAAAACAGGTAACATTTCAATATTCGACATTTAAAGTGAAGgaaagtagctgggcatagtggctcacacccgtaatccacaaactttgggaggcgaaggcaggtggatcacttgagctcagaagttcaagaccggcctgggcaacatggtgagaccccatctatacaaaaaatacacacaaaaattagccaggtgggtggTGCAGGCCAGTGGTCCCCAATactcgggaggatcacttgagcctagaaggcggaggttgcagcgagagGCAAGATCGTgctggtgcactccagcctgagtgacagaacaagactctgtcacaaaaaaaagaaaaaggtcaggcatggtgtctcacacttgtaatcccagcactttggaggctgaggcaggcagatcatctgaggttgggagttcgagaccagcctgaccaacatggagaaaccctgtctctactaaaaatacaaaaaaaaaaaaagtagctgggcatggtggtgggcacctgtaatcccagctacttgggaggctgaggcaggagaatcgcttgaacccaggaggctgaggttacaatgagctgatattctgccattgcactccagcctgggaaacaaagcaaaaactctgtctcaaaaaaaaagaaagaaagagaaaggaaagaaagaaagaaagagaaaggaaagaaagaaagaaagaaagaaagaaagaaagaaagaaagaaagaaagagagagagagaaagaaaagaaaagaaagaaggaaggaaggaaggaaggaaggaaggaaggaaggaaggaaggaaggaaggaaggaaggaaggaaagaaactaaTGCCTGGGCCCCAATTCCAGAGActctgatttaattggtttgCTGgcctttgagttttaaaaattcctcaggttggccgggcgcggtggctcacgcctataatcccagcactttgggaggccgaggtgggtggatcacgaggtcaagagatcgagaccatcctggtcaacaaggtgaaaacccgtctctactagaaatacaaaaattagctgggcatggtggtgcgcgcctgtagtcccagctactcgggaggctgaggcaggagaattgcttgaacccagaaggcagaggttgccatgagccgagatcatgccattacactccagtctgggtaacaagagcaaaactccgtctcaaaaaaaaaaaaaaaaaaaaaaaattcctcaggtTGTTCTTAGGTGCAACCCAGGGTGAGAATAAGtggtataaagaaaaacagaccCGACAGATCCATGCAAAGCACCTAATTTAGGGATcagaatgagaaataaatgcaaaaagaactggagaagggaagagagggatGGTTAATACTATCAAATGCTGCAGAAAAAGTCAGGCTGATGACAGCTAAAACAGGGCTTTCATTTGTCACCCTGTCAGctgtaagaaaacaatttcagtaGAGAGGGGGAGGGCTGAAGCCACCTTGCAAAAGGGGAAGCAAGTGGGAACTGAAAATGTCTTCCTAGGGCCTTGGCTGGGAAGGGAGGAACAGGGAAAGGACAGTGGCTTTATAAGGAACCTAGAACAACGACAAGGATAAAGGAAACTTTGAGGAGAGAAATTGCATATAtaagtggggaggagaggagactTGTAAATAAGCAGAAGGGGATGGGATTAATTACGTAGGAGTCTAGGTTGGCCTTGGAGAAGATAGGATTTCCTTCTTACTCTGAGGCTggagaaagagataaaggaaaagagaacaataaagagaaatggtgatgggaggctgaggcgggcagataatgaggtcaagagatcgagaccatcctggccaacatggtgaaaccccatctctactaaagatacaaaaattagctgggcatggttgcacatgcctgtagtcccagctactcgggaggctgaagcagaagaattgcttgaacctgggaggcagaggttgttgcagtgagctgcgaccacgagacttcgtctcaaaaaaaaaaaaaaaaagagaaatggtgaagtagaaaggaaagaagcagaattttacaTAGAATGTGCTTGAGGTTCTATAATCTGAAGTTTTGTTCTATTATTTATCACACAAAATTATATACAATCAGAAATGCaactgggaaaaacaaaaacaaactctattttgtctttaattttctcctgtgtttgtCACTTGATTAGAAACAGAATTTTGCCAAggacggtagctcacgcctgtaatcccaaca
Above is a window of Callithrix jacchus isolate 240 chromosome 8, calJac240_pri, whole genome shotgun sequence DNA encoding:
- the CIAO2A gene encoding cytosolic iron-sulfur assembly component 2A isoform X2; its protein translation is MQRVSGLLSWTLNRVLWLSGLSEPGAARQLRIMEEKALEVYDLIRTIRDPEKPSTLEELEVVSESCVEVQEINEEEYLVIIRFTPTVPHCSLATLIVGNLHF